One window of the Melanotaenia boesemani isolate fMelBoe1 chromosome 14, fMelBoe1.pri, whole genome shotgun sequence genome contains the following:
- the LOC121652589 gene encoding gamma-interferon-inducible lysosomal thiol reductase-like, producing the protein MSASMKLSGLLFVVFLICNDRWTFGMSHPKPACRYPPSQWCRSLEIAVECKVQKQCMELNAVKPNQTVAPVSFSLYYESLCPDCRVFITQQLFPTWVMLQDIMSLTLVPYGNAKEVLSANSPFICQHGAPECRGNMIEACMIHLVGNSLAFHIIYCMESSTDVLNAAQPCLQVYAPSVSWSSVESCVNGRLGYQLMHANAVMTRALNPAHTHVPWVTFDGEYTKENEAKAMSSLFHLVCELYKGVKPPACTGASVQLSGSFCSP; encoded by the exons ATGAGCGCCAGCATGAAGTTGTCGGGGCTCCTTTTTGTGGTTTTCCTCATCTGTAATGACCGGTGGACTTTCGGGATGTCTCATCCCAAACCGGCCTGTCGTTACCCTCCATCTCAGTGGTGTCGGTCGCTGGAAATAGCAGTGGAATGTAAG gttCAGAAGCAGTGTATGGAGCTTAATGCTGTCAAGCCGAACCAGACTGTTGCTCCAGTATCCTTCTCACTGTACTACGAGAGTCTGTGTCCAGACTGCAGAGTCTTCATTACCCAGCAGTTGTTTCCCACCTGGGTGATGCTGCAGGACATCATGTCTCTCACACTGGTGCCTTATGGGAATGCTAAG GAGGTTCTGTCAGCAAATTCTCCCTTCATCTGTCAGCATGGAGCTCCTGAATGTAGAGGAAACATGATTGag GCTTGTATGATCCACTTGGTGGGGAACTCTCTTGCTTTTCATATCATCTACTGCATGGAGTCATCGACAGACGTTCTCAATGCTGCACAGCCT TGTCTCCAAGTGTACGCTCCCTCTGTGTCCTGGTCCAGTGTTGAATCCTGTGTAAACGGACGTTTGGGCTACCAGCTGATGCACGCCAATGCTGTCATGACCAGGGCACTGAACCCCGCCCACACACATGTCCCTTGGGTCACTTTCGATGGG gaatacacaaaagaaaatgaggCCAAGGCCATGTCATCACTCTTCCATTTGGTTTGTGAACTTTACAAG GGGGTGAAACCTCCAGCCTGCACTGGAGCTTCAGTTCAACTGAGTGGAAGTTTCTGTTCACCATGA